A genomic region of Stigmatopora nigra isolate UIUO_SnigA chromosome 16, RoL_Snig_1.1, whole genome shotgun sequence contains the following coding sequences:
- the ercc3 gene encoding general transcription and DNA repair factor IIH helicase/translocase subunit XPB, translated as MGKKEKGDREKKSKKRSYDEEEDEEEVVSGKSQQDGIPAAAGKQVDESSTKLDEYGAKDYRIQMLLKNDHSSRPLWVAPDGHIFLEAFSPVYKYAQDFLVAIAEPVCRPNHVHEYKLTAYSLYAAVSVGLQTSDIVEYLQKLSKTSVPDGIVQFIKLCTVSYGKVKLVLKRNRYFVESTFPDVIQRLLQDEKIRICRLNAPDGTEGELITEVIHSKSAISKTIDDKRGASTSQQPTDGQPLNQQVPEDIFSYYEQMDKDEEEEEETQTVSFEIQQEMIEALQKRCIELEYPLLAEYDFRNDTVNPDINIDLKPTAVLRPYQEKSLRKMFGNGRARSGVIVLPCGAGKSLVGVTAACTVRKRCLVLGNSSVSVEQWKAQFKMWSTIDDSQICRFTSDAKDKPIGCSVAISTYSMLGHTTKRSWEAERVMEWMRSQEWGLIILDEVHTIPAKMFRSVLTIVQAHCKLGLTATLVREDDKIVDLNFLIGPKLYEANWMELQSNGYIAKVQCAEVWCPMSPEFYREYVAIKTKKRILLYTMNPNKFRACQFLIRFHERRNDKIIVFADNVFALKEYAIRLNKPYIYGPTSQGERMQILQNFKHNPKINTIFISKVGDTSFDLPEANVLIQISSHGGSRRQEAQRLGRVLRAKKGMVAEEYNAFFYSLVSQDTQEMAYSTKRQRFLVDQGYSFKVITQLAGMEEEDLMFSTREEQQQLLQKVLSASDLDAEEENVSGDVGSKSLFSRRTGTMSSMSGADDAVYMEYQGKGKAPSLGKGIHPLFKRFRK; from the exons ATGGGTAAAAAGGAAAAAGGGGATCGag AGAAGAAGTCCAAAAAGCGTTCCTAcgatgaggaggaagatgaagaagaggtGGTGAGTGGCAAGTCGCAGCAGGATGGAATACCTGCTGCAGCAGGGAAGCAAGTGGATGAATCCAGCACAAAACTGGATGAATATGGGGCCAAAGATTATCGAATTCAGATGCTTCTGAAGAATGATCATTCCTCACGACCGCTCTGGGTG GCTCCAGATGGACACATATTTCTAGAAGCATTTTCACCAGTATATAAGTATGCCCAGGATTTTTTGGTGGCCATTGCGGAGCCAGTATGCAGGCCAAACCACGTCCACGAGTACAAGTTAACAGCGTATTCACTATATGCAGCTGTCAGTGTGGGGTTGCAGACTTCTGACATTGTAGAGTATCTTCAAAAACTCAGCAAAACTTCTGTACCTGATGGAATTGTACAGTTTATCAAG CTCTGCACTGTGAGCTATGGCAAAGTCAAACTGGTGCTGAAGCGTAATAG GTATTTTGTCGAAAGCACCTTCCCTGACGTGATTCAGCGTCTCCTGCAAGACGAGAAGATTCGAATATGTCGCCTCAATGCTCCCGATGGCACCGAAGGCGAGCTCATTACTGAGGTCATTCACAGCAAGTCAGCG ATCTCCAAGACCATTGACGACAAACGAGGTGCTTCTACATCGCAACAGCCTACAGATGGACAACCTTTAAACCAACAGGTCCCCGAGGACATTTTCAGCTACTATGAGCAGATGGAtaaggacgaggaggaggaggaagagacgCAAACAGTGTCTTTTGAGATTCAACAG GAAATGATTGAAGCACTACAAAAGCGCTGCATTGAGCTGGAATACCCGCTTCTTGCAGAGTATGACTTTAGGAATGATACTGTCAACCCAGATATAAATATAGACTTGAAACCTACTGCTGTACTGCGACCCTACCAGGAAAAAAGTCTACGCAAAATGTTTGGCAATGGACGCGCCCGCTCTGGAGTTATCGTGCTGCCCTGTG GGGCAGGCAAATCTTTAGTGGGCGTGACAGCAGCATGCACAGTACGCAAACGTTGCCTAGTGTTAGGTAACTCTTCTGTGTCCGTTGAACAGTGGAAAGCCCAGTTCAAGATGTGGTCCACTATCGATGACTCCCAAATCTGCCGCTTTACCTCCGATGCTAAGGACAAGCCTATCGGTTGTTCAGTGGCTATCAGCACCTACTCAATGTTGGGGCACACTACTAAGCGTTCCTGGGAAGCTGAGAGGGTGATGGAGTGGATGAGAAGCCAAGAATGGGGGCTCATTATTCTTGATGAAGTGCACACTATTCCAG CCAAAATGTTTCGAAGTGTCTTGACTATCGTGCAAGCACACTGCAAACTGGGACTTACTGCAACCTTAGTTCGAGAGGATGACAAGATTGTGGACCTCAACTTCCTAATTGGGCCAAAGCTTTATGAAGCTAACTGGATGGAGTTGCAGAGTAATGGATACATAGCTAAAGTCCAGTGTGCAGAG GTTTGGTGCCCAATGTCTCCAGAGTTCTACAGAGAATATGTGGCCATCAAAACAAAGAAGCGAATCTTGCTCTATACTATGAATCCCAATAAGTTCCGGGCTTGCCAGTTCCTCATCCGCTTTCATGAGCGGCGGAATGACAAGATCATTGTCTTTGCGGATAACGTTTTTGCCTTGAAAGAATATGCAATTCGTCTTAACAA GCCTTACATCTATGGTCCAACTTCTCAAGGGGAACGTATGCAGATCTTGCAGAACTTTAAACACAACCCCAAGATTAACACTATTTTCATTTCCAAG GTTGGCGACACTTCATTTGACTTACCAGAAGCCAATGTTCTGATCCAAATCTCTTCTCATGGTGGGTCAAGAAGGCAGGAAGCCCAGAGACTTGGACGAGTCTTAAGAGCCAAGAaag GAATGGTTGCAGAAGAatacaatgcttttttttattcactggTGTCTCAGGACACCCAGGAAATGGCCTATTCTACCAAGAGGCAACGGTTTTTAGTGGACCAAGGCTACAGCTTTAAG GTGATCACACAATTGGCAGGAATGGAGGAAGAAGATTTGATGTTCTCCACCAGGGAGGAGCAACAACAGCTCCTCCAAAAGGTCTTGTCTGCATCAGATTTGGATGCTGAGGAGGAAAATGTGTCAGGGGATGTTGGATCAAAGTCACTG TTCTCAAGGCGAACAGGGACCATGAGCTCCATGTCTGGTGCAGATGACGCAGTTTATATGGAATATCAGGGCAAAGGCAAAGCACCATCGCTTGGCAAGGGCATTCATCCACTTTTCAAGCGATTTAGGAAGTAA